One segment of Erigeron canadensis isolate Cc75 chromosome 2, C_canadensis_v1, whole genome shotgun sequence DNA contains the following:
- the LOC122588023 gene encoding uncharacterized protein LOC122588023 — MGFVDERMILYNPFTRVYEIFLDPYAPLPAGSHAYGFGYGATPDELKFIRFRNYNDSKRSYHTCDVFNLKTRSWSQQELIQGAQIDAFVGTFLKGYLYWMGPLKIMALNVDKMEFSEMHLPDSAINQRNHLGTCHGCLWMITNTVDALKFDMWVKNEQGVDNLWSKTYSYTLALEPEWSFSKDIEITEDGKVIMHLVKKDRAGQVIFDTSKQSYKLLKRSSRLLRGIIYKESLISPMNLCRV, encoded by the coding sequence ATGGGCTTTGTGGATGAGCGTATGATCCTTTACAATCCTTTTACCCGTGTATATGAGATATTTCTGGATCCATATGCCCCTTTACCTGCTGGAAGCCATGCATACGGATTTGGTTATGGTGCCACCCCAGATGAGCTGAAATTTATTAGGTTTAGAAACTACAACGATTCTAAGAGAAGTTACCATACTTGTGATGTATTCAATCTGAAAACACGTTCATGGAGCCAGCAAGAACTCATTCAAGGTGCTCAGATTGATGCATTTGTAGGCACTTTTCTTAAAGGATATTTGTATTGGATGGGTCCTTTGAAGATCATGGCACTTAATGTCGACAAGATGGAATTTTCAGAGATGCATCTACCCGATTCGGCTATCAATCAACGTAATCATCTGGGTACGTGTCATGGATGCCTATGGATGATCACGAACACTGTCGACGCTCTTAAGTTTGACATGTGGGTAAAGAATGAACAAGGTGTTGATAACTTATGGTCGAAAACATATTCATACACATTAGCTTTGGAACCTGAGTGGTCTTTTTCCAAAGACATTGAAATTACCGAGGATGGAAAAGTTATAATGCATCTGGTGAAGAAGGATCGTGCAGGACAAGTGATTTTTGATACATCAAAACAGTCCTATAAACTGTTAAAGAGATCCTCCCGTTTGTTAAGGGGCATCATATACAAAGAGAGTCTCATATCTCCTATGAATTTATGCCGGGTTTGA